In Runella sp. SP2, the genomic window CACCATAGCTCACGCTACAACTTCACTGACGTTGGAATGCTCCCCTACCGATTATTACTAATCGCATCGCTTCGGTGATATACTTGATGCCCGTTTATTATCGACGCCCGCCCCGCTCGACCAGTGAGCTGTTACGCACTCTTTAAATGTATAGCTGCTTCCAAGCTAACATCCTGGCTGTCTCGGCAGTCAGACTTCCTTTGTTCAACTTAGTATATACTTAGGGACCTTAGCGGTTGCTCTGGGTTGTTCCCCTCTCGGACCGTGACCTTAGCACCCCGGCCCTCACTGCTGTGTCTGTTTATGCCCATTCGGAGTTTGTCAGAATTTGGTAGGATTTGACTCCCCCGCATCCTATCAGTAGCTCTACCTGACATAAACGCCCCACAACGCTGTTCCTAAAAACATTTCGGGGAGTACGAGCTATTTCTCAGTTTGATTGGCCTTTCACCCCTATCCGCAGTTCATCCAAAAACTTTTCAACGTTAACTGGTTCGGTCCTCCATGCAGTGTTACCCACACTTCAACCTGACCACGGATAGATCACCAAGTTTCGCGTCTGCTCTCACTAACTAAACGCCCTTTTCAGACTCGCTTTCGCTTCGGCTCCTGTCCTTAAAACATTAACCTCGCTAGTAAGAACAACTCGTAGGCTCATTATGCAAAAGGCACGAGGTCACCCTAAGGCTCCCTCCGCTTGTAAGCGCATGGTTTCAGGTTCTATTTCACCCCGGTACTCCCGGTTCTTTTCACCTTTCCCTCACGGTACTCGTTCACTATCGGTCTCTCAGTCGTATTTAGCCTTGGCGGATGGTGCCGCCGAATTCAGAGGGGATTCCTCCTGTCCCCACCTACTCAGGATCCTGATACAGTTCTACACCTTACATTTAAGGGACTTTCACCCGCTACGGTTTGCCTTCCCAGACAATTCAATTTCATGTAGTTCCTAAAAATCAGTCCTATAACCCCTATAACGCCGTAACGTCATCGGTTTGGGCTTGTCCGCGTTCGCTCGCCACTACTTACGGAATCACTGTTGTTTTCTCTTCCTAGGGGTACTTAGATGTTTCAGTTCCCCCCGTTTGCCTCCTTTCGGATACCCCAATTACTCAGGGTGGGTTGCCCCATTCGGATATGCTAGGATCTATGTGTATGTGCCACTCCCCTAGCCTTTACGCAGCTTATCACGTCCTTCTTCGCCGCTGAGAGCCATAGGCATTCCCCATGCGCCCTTATTTTGCTTCTTCTACAAATTTCTTGATTTTTCTCTACCAATATGTCAAATAACTCTAAGACTTATAAGCCTCGTGGATAATCCAAGCTCACGCTCAAAATACCCTATTCACCTTGACAGCAAATAGTGAGAAGTAAACGCCAGGACACTCCAGAAAGGAGGTGTTCCAGCCACACCTTCCGGTACGGCTACCTTGTTACGACTTAGCCCCAGTTACCAGATTTACCCTAACGAAATCTTTTACCTTCCGCTTTAGGTCTCCCCGACTTCCATGGCTTGACGGGCGGTGTGTACAAGGTCCGGGAACGTATTCACCGCGTCATTGCTGATACGCGATTACTAGCGATTCCAGCTTCATACAGGCGAGTTGCAGCCTGCAATCCGAACTGTGACATGCTTTTTGTGATTGGCTTACCATCGCTGGCTCGCAACACTCTGTACATGCCATTGTAGCACGTGTGTAGCCCTGGACGTAAGGGCCATGATGACTTGACGTCGTCCCCTCCTTCCTCTCTGCTTGCGCAGGCAGTTGGAATAGAGTCCTCAGCTTAACCTGTTAGCAACTATCCCCAGGGGTTGCGCTCGTTGCGGGACTTAACCCAACACCTCACGGCACGAGCTGACGACAGCCATGCAGCACCTTCACAACAGCTATTGCTAGCTCCTCCATCTCTGAAGAATTCTATTGTGATTTAGCCCAGGTAAGGTTCCTCGCGTATCATCGAATTAAACCACATGCTCCACCGCTTGTGCGGACCCCCGTCAATTCCTTTGAGTTTCACCGTTGCCGGCGTACTCCCCAGGTGGCGAACTTATCGGTTTCCCTTAGCCTCTCAACCTTAAAGACAAAAAGCTAGTTCGCATCGTTTACAGTGTGGACTACCAGGGTATCTAATCCTGTTTGATCCCCACACTTTCGTGCCTCAGTGTCAGAAAAAGTACAGCCAGCTGCCTTCGCAATTGACGTTCTGGATGATATCTATGCATTTCACCGCTACACCATCCATTCCACCAGCCTCCACTTCTCTCAAGTCTAACAGTATCAATGGCAACTTGATTGTTGAGCAACCAGCTTTCACCACTGACTTATTAAACCACCTACGCACCCTTTAAACCCAATAAATCCGGACAACGCTTGCCACCTACGTATTACCGCGGCTGCTGGCACGTAGTTAGCCGTGGCTTATTCTTAGGGTACCGTCACAACACCTCGCAAGGTGTCTCTTCTTCCCCCAAAAAAGCAGTTTACAATCCAGAGGACCTTCTTCCTGCACGCGGCATGGCTGGGTCAGACTTGCATCCATTGCCCAATATTCCCTACTGCTGCCTCCCGTAGGAGTCTGGCCCGTATCTCAGTGCCAGTGTGGGGGACCACGCTCTGACGCCCCCTACTGATCATCGCCATGGTAGGCCGTTACCCCACCATCTAACTAATCAGACGCATGCCCATCTATCACCGATAAATCTTTAGCAATATCTCCATGCGGAGCCCCTGCTTTATGCGGTATTAATCCCTGTTTCCAAAGGCTATCCCCCTGTGATAGGTAGGTTGCATACGCGTTACGCACCCGTGCGACGGTGACATTGCTGCCCCCTAGTCTTGCATGTATTAGGCCTGCCGCTAGCGTTCATCCTGAGCCAGGATCAAACTCTCCATCGTAAATTCTATAAAAATTAAGACTTGCGTCTTTGTACTGTTACGCGTCCTGTCGTTTGTTTTCTTCTCACCATTCTGTCAAAGAACTTTTGCTCAAGTCGCTCTCAAGCAATGTGTTAACTAACTCCGTTAACTTATCCCCTCAACCTCTCTCCTCGTTTCGGGTTGCAAAGGTCTGACTTTCTTTTCTAATTTCCAAAAAAATTTTGAACTTTTTTTCAACCTTCAAAATCTTCTCTTCTTTATCAGCTCCCCTTTATTTGTTTCGGGTTGCAAAAGTCTCACTTTTTATTTTAATCTCCAAATTATTTTTTGATTTTTTTTATTCTTCAAAATTTTATTTGGATTTTTTCACCCGCCCTCGTTGTTTGGGGTTGCAAAAGTCCCACTTTTTCCAACACACTCCAAATATTTTAACAACTATTTTTGAAAATATTTCACAATCACCTAACAACCAAACCATTACACCTACAAAAAAATACCCAGCTCCTCCCCAAAATATCGTAAAACGTGCTCACGCAAAACGTTTTCTTGGCTAATTAATGAGATACGAGGCAGTTTTTCGTTCAATTTCCAGTGTGGCCAACCATCTTTATCAAGTCCTTCGAGGGTATAAAAGCCCGATAAACTGAGAACTTTACAGGTAGCAATGTGCATTAAATCCTGTTTTTGCTCTTTTGTAAAGTGCAAAGGCCCCTTCCCCAGCTCTTGAACTCCTATTAGAAATAGGACGCTGTTCAAATCTTCTGGTCTTTTACCCACCATTGACTGGAGCGTATCCAACAGTTTTTCCCAATTTTTTTCGAGTTGTTCGTTTACCTCTATCATATCCTATATATATAAGCACTATTTAGAAAGTTCGTCCCAATACTCAACGGCACGACGTAGGTGTGGAATCACGATTGAACCGCCGATGAGTGTGGCGATTGAAAACACTTCTTGAATTTGTGGTTCGGTTACGCCCAATTCTTTGCATTTCCCTAAATGGTATTTTACACAATCGTCACACCGAAGAACCATCGAACACGCAAGCCCCAACATTTCTTTGGTTGCTTCATCAAGATGCCCTTCTGAATAACAATTTGTATCTAAATTGAAAAGGCGCTTAATAATAAGATTATCGGACGACATAATGCGGTCGTTCATTTTAGTCCGATAGCTATTGAAATCTTCTACAAGTGACATACGTATAAATAGTAAATGCTTTGGTCAATGATATGGTTAACAAAACTGAGGTTATGCCTATTTTGTTCCCTACCTTGACCAAAGCATTGATTCAACAATGAATTAATGGATGATTAATGAGCTGATAGTTCGCTCATTTTCTGTTTATGAACCGAAGTAATTTCTATCAAATCAGCGACTAACCCCGTCCAGCCCATCTGGTGGGATGCTCCTAGCCCATCTCCGTTATCTCCATTAAAGTATTCATAGAATAAGTACAAATCTTTGAAGTGTTCGTCTTCTTGGAACAACTTCGATGAAGTATAGACTGGGATATTGCCGTTTGCGTCTCTACGGAAAATATTAATCAGTCGCTCCGCTACGCACATAGCAGCTTCCCGAACAGTCATAACGTTGCCTGAATTGGTAGGATATTCAATCTCGTAGTCGTCGCCGTAGTAGTTATAGAACTTCAACAGTGAATCGACGATTAGGAAGTTAAGCGGGAACCAAATGGGGCCACGCCAGTTAGAGTTTCCACCGAAGATACTGCTTTCGGATTCGGCAGGCGTATATTTCACTCGAAGCACTTCCCCATTTACGTAAAACTCGTACGGATGTTTTTCGTGGAATTTTGACAAAGCACGGATACCATAGTCCGACAAAAATTCGGTTTCGTCAAACATTCGTTTGAGCAACATCTTCATTCGGTGACCGCGAAGCAAAGCTAATAAGTGTGATTCTCCTTTGCCTGGTTCGTGCCAACGAGACACCAACGACGCCAAATCGGGTCGATTGGTGAGTACCCATTCTACCCTTCTTTTAAAGTCAGGGAGCTTTTCGAGCAAATCGTCGTCCAAAATCTCGACGGCAAATAGCGGAATCAGACCGACCATAGACCGCACTTTCAACAACATACTTCTATTGTCAGGGGTATGGAGTACATCATAGTAAAATTGGTCTTCTTCGTCCCAAAGGCTAATTTTATCTCCCCCCAATGACTTCATGGCAGCAGCAATGTGCAAGAAGTGCTCAAAAAATTTCGATGCCATGTCTTGGTACGCAGGTCGTACCAACGAAATTTCACAGGCAATGCGAAGCATGTTCAATGTGTACATGGCCATCCAACCCGTTCCATCGGCTTGTTCCAAATACCCACCTGTTGGTAATTCTGCACTTCTATCAAATACCCCAATATTATCAAGCCCTAAGAAACCACCTGAGAAAACGTTGTTTCCTTCGGCATCTTTACGGTTGACCCACCATGTAAAGTTGAGCAGCAATTTATGGAAAACACGTTCAAGGAAGGCCACATCTCCCTGTCCGTTCATTTCACGGTCAATTTCATAGACTTTCCAAGTTGCCCACGCGTGTACAGGCGGGTTTACGTCCGAGAAGTTCCATTCGTAAGCAGGCAACTGACCATTGGGGTGCATGTAATACTCCCGAAGCACTACTGCCAGTTGTCGTTTGGCAAAATAAGGATCAAGTCGAGCCAAAGTAACGGTATGAAATGCCAAGTCCCAAGCTGCAAACCAAGGATACTCCCATTTATCGGGCATCGACAAAATATTGGCCGTGTACATGTGCTTCCACGTAAGGTTACGCGGATAGGCTCTTCCTTTGAACTCGAACGGCATCTTAGGATCACCTTTGAGCCATTCGTTTACATTATAATAAAAGAACTGTTTATTCCACAACATTCCCGCAAAGGCTTGACGCTGCACGGTACGAAGCTCAGGGTCAGTAACATTTTTTTGCAAGTCATCGTAAAACTCGTCGGCTTCGGCTTTGCGTTGTTCAAAAATTTCGTCGAAATCCTCAAACGCGTTCATCAAGTGGGTTTGATTTGAAAAACGAAGGCGAATTTCTACGCTTCCACCAGCAGGTACTATTTTTTTATAATGCCCCGCCGCTTTCGAACCAATTTGATTTCGATTGATAAATTGCTTTTTCCCCGTAACAATGTAATTATTGATACCATCTTTGGTATAAGGGATGGCATTCGGTTTTCCAAATATCTTTTCTGTATTGGTTTCGTTTTCACAGAAAATTAGCTCATCGGCTCCATCCAAATAAAACTTATACCGTCCCAGCAAGCGGTGGTTTACGTCAATTTGACGATTGGCAATACCATTCAGAATGGGTTTGTAATTGAACTGCTCGTATCCCCACGACCACGTGTTGCGAAACCAGAGTGTGGGCAAAATGGTCAATGGCGCTTCTTTGGTATAGCGGTTATGTGCCGTAATTTTTACCAACAAGTCGTTTTCATCCGCTTTGGCATACTCTATATATATATCAAAGTAGCGATTATCATTAAAAACGCCCGTATCCAAGATTTCATACTCGGGTTGAAGGCGGTTTCGTTTGCGGTTTTCCTCCGATAGTTTGGCATAGGGAAATGCTTGCTGCGGGTATTTGTACAGCAATTTCATGTAAGAGTGAGTCGGTGTACTGTCGAGATAATAGTACAATTCCTTCACATCTTCCCCGTGATTTCCTTCGGGTCCTGTTAGGCCAAACAAACGTTCTTTGATGATGGGGTCTTGGTGATTCCAAAACGCAAAAGCTAGGCAGATGTGCCCTTTATTATCCGAAATACCACCGATGCCATCTTCACCCCAACGATACGCATACGAACGAGAAAGTTCGTGTGAGATGAACCCCCACGAATCGCCCCAGTAACTATAATCTTCGCGAACAGTCCCCCATTGGCGTTCAGCTAAGTAAGGCCCCCATTTTTTCCAGCCTTTGTTGTCGGCACGCGCATGAATACGCTTTCTTTCAGCAGTATCTTTCATTGTGTATTAGAGTGGGTTATTACAAGGAATTACAAAAATAGCGGAATCAGCGATAGGTTTTTCTGCAATTTTGCATCAAATAAGCATTTATTCCCATCTTCAACTATCTTTTTTATGTATTTTTTGCGCTGGAAACTACTATTTATCTTTCTATGGGGCAATATTCCCTTGCTTTTTTCTCAAGTTTATTCTCCTACCTCTACCATCGCGCTGGTAGGAGCAATGGACGAAGAAATTGAATTACTTCAACGTTCATTGCAACATTCCAAGACAAAAATCATACACGGAATTCCGTTTTATACGGGGAAAATTGGAAAACAAAAGGTCGTTATTCTCAAAACAGGAATTGGAAAAGTAAATGCCTCGATGGCAGTGGCTTTTCTCCTTAATGAATTTCGTCCTAAACAGCTGATTTTTACGGGAATTGCGGGTGGTTTACATCCCGATTTGGAGGCAGGCGATATTGTCATTGGTAAACAAACCCTCCAATACGATTATGGCCAAGCGACCAACGACAGTACATTTACCCGAAGTACTCGCAACCCGATGACGAAACAACTCAATCCTTTGTATTTTTTGGCTGACTCTATGTTATTAACAACAGCTCAAGAAGTAGCCAAGCATACCAATTTTCAGCCATTGGGTACGACTCATCGTTCACCAAAAATTTTGACAGGAACGATTGTCACGGGCGATTTGCTCGTTACTTCTGAAAACAAAGCCAACGAACTGCGTCGAAAATTTGGGGCGGACGCCACCGAAATGGAAGGAGCAGCCGTGGCGCAAATTTGCTGGCAACAAAAAGTACCTTGTTTGGTTATCAGAAGCATGAGCGATAAAGCCGACAGCAAAGCGCGCGATAGCATCGAAAATTTTAAACAGGTGGCATCTTACAATTCAGCGCACCTTTTACTAAATTTATTGGGGAAACTTCCCTAAAAAGGTGCATTTTGTGACATCATTCATTCCCTAAATCAGGTCAATTATGACGAATCGTGAATTTCATCAACAGCTTTTAGACGAATTGAACCGTCGTTACGAAAAAGTAAAATTAGGCGGTGGACTTAAAAACATCGAAAAACACAAAGCAAAGGGAAAACTAACCGCCCGCGAGCGCATCGACTATATGGTGGACGACGCTAACGATTTTGTGGAAGTAGGCGCATTTGTAGGCGAAGGTATGTATCCCGAAGAAGGCGGCTGCCCATCGGGCGGTGTGGTGATTGGGATCGGGAAAGTATCGGGGCGGCAGTGCGTGATTGTGGCCAATGATGCGACGGTGAAGGCAGGCGCTTGGTTTCCGATTACAGCCAAAAAGAACTTACGGGCCCAAGAAATTGCCATTGAGAACCAACTTCCCATTATTTACCTCGTCGATAGTGCGGGGATTTACCTACCCCTTCAAGCCGATGTATTTGCTGATAAAGAGCACTTTGGAAGAATTTTCCGTAACAATGCCGTGATGTCGTCCATGGGCTTACTGCAAGTAGCGGCCATTATGGGAAGCTGCGTTGCAGGCGGGGCTTACTTGCCTATCATGTCGGACGAAGCGCTGATTGTGGAAGGGACGGGTTCGATATTTTTGGCAGGTCCTTACTTAGTCAAAGCGTCCATTGGTGAAGACGTAGATGCCGAAACCTTGGGTGGTGCCTCCACCCACTGTGAAATTTCGGGTGTTACCGACAATAAATACCCCGACGACCCTTCCTGTTTGGACGCTATCAAACGCATTTTTGACCGAATTGGCCATTCGCCTAAAGCTGGGTTTGACCGCATTGTACCCGCTCCACCCAAAAAAAATCCCGACGAAATTTTTGATTTGCTCCCCGCCGACCGCAACAAGCCCTACGATATGCGGGAAATCATTGAGCGAATTGTAGATAACTCCGAGTTTGAAGAATATAAACAATTGTACGGTCAGACTTTGCTCTGCGGTTATGCTCGAATTGACGGTTGGTCGGTAGGAATTGTGGCCAATCAGCGAAAAATGGTCAAAGCTAAAAAAGGAAGTGGAAGCGGTAACGAAATGCAAATGGGCGGCGTGATTTACTCCGACTCCGCCGACAAAGCTGCCCGTTTTATCATGAACTGTAACCAAAAGAAAATTCCGCTGGTGTTTCTGCACGATGTGACAGGTTTCATGGTAGGCAGTCGTTCGGAACAAGGCGGGATTATTAAAGACGGCGCTAAGATGGTCAATGCCGTAGCCAACTCGGTGGTGCCCAAGTTCACGTTTATCATCGGAAACTCTTACGGCGCGGGTAACTATGCCATGTGCGGCAAAGCCTACGACCCGCGTTTGATTTATGCGTGGCCAACGGCTCAATTGGCCGTTATGAGTGGGGCTTCGGCGGCCAAAACGCTGCTTCAAATTCAGGTGGCTACGCTTAAAGCCAAAGGTCAAACGATTGACCCCGAAGTTGAAAAAGAGCTTTTATCCGACATCACCAACCGTTACAACGAACAGCTTTCACCGTATTATGCGGCTGCACACTTGTGGACCGACGGTATCATTCATCCCTTAGACACGCGCCGCACCATTTCGGCAGGTATCGAAGCGGCCAACCATGCGCCTATTCAAAAGCCATTCAATGTAGGAGTGATTCAGACGTAATTAAACGCTTTATGAAAAATCTACCTCGACTGGTTGTATTATTCATACTACTCCTGTCCCACCAAGTGATGGGGCAGGAGTTTTCGCCTTATTTCGAAGGGCTTACCAAGCAATTACGTTTGAATAAGCCTAGATTGCCGCGAAACTCCTACCAAGTAAGGCTCTGGGTTAACCTTTCACTAGCTATTGGAGAGGCCGAAGAATTGTACATCATTACCCAAAAACGAAAAAAATTATCCCTCGAAAAACGTACTCTTTTTCACACCAAAGAAGGATTTCTACGTTCTACGGTTGATTTCAAAGTCAGTTTAAAAGAAACCACTTTTTTTAATGAACTGATTGCCAACGCTGTCTTATCAAGCCGCGACCAATCCATCGTTACAGATTCATTATACAATGTATATCGTTCTTTTAAACAAACGACTCGGGTTGAAATACAAGATGGCGAAGTACAAGTGATTTCTAATAAACCTCCAAAATTGACCATGTTGCTAGACGGAACTACGTATTATTTTGAGGTGATGGGAAATGATTTTTTCAGAAAGTATAAATTTCATTCACCCAAATCCTACGCAAAAATGTATCCTGAAATAGGAGAATTGAGTCGAAACGTAGATTTGGTTCGGCGTATTTACATCGCCTTCTCTGAAAATACGAAAGACATCAGCTATGTGTCCAGCTCAAGTAACCGTCATTTTGCCCGTTTTTAACGGTGAAACTACGCTCGCAAGGGCAGTAAAATCAATTCAGCAACAGACCTACCCACACTGGAAACTCCTCCTCCTCGACGATGGTTCGACGGACTCTACCCTGAAAATTGCACATTCATTTCAAGATTGTCGGATTACAATCATCAGTGATGGGCTTCACAAAGGCATCGTCGAGCGGCTTAATCAAGGGGTGAAGCTCGCCGATACACCCTACATTGCACGAATGGATGCCGACGATTTTTCCTTGCCCGAACGATTAGAACAACAAATCATTTTTTTGGAAAATACCCCCCAAGTTGACCTTGTAGGTACGGCAATTCACTTAGTTAGCCCCACTGGCGAAGTAATTGGAAAGCGTATATTTTCTACTTCACATTCGGGTATAGTTTCTAAACCTTGGCTCAAAACCATTTCAATCGCTCATCCCACTTGGTGTGGACGTACTGCATGGTTTAAAAAATGGCCTTATCAAGATTTTTCCAGAAATGAAGACCAAGAACTTCTCCTGAGAGCAGCTTCTTCGAGCACATACTCAAATCTCTCAACTCCTTT contains:
- a CDS encoding carboxymuconolactone decarboxylase family protein; amino-acid sequence: MSLVEDFNSYRTKMNDRIMSSDNLIIKRLFNLDTNCYSEGHLDEATKEMLGLACSMVLRCDDCVKYHLGKCKELGVTEPQIQEVFSIATLIGGSIVIPHLRRAVEYWDELSK
- a CDS encoding MGH1-like glycoside hydrolase domain-containing protein, translated to MKDTAERKRIHARADNKGWKKWGPYLAERQWGTVREDYSYWGDSWGFISHELSRSYAYRWGEDGIGGISDNKGHICLAFAFWNHQDPIIKERLFGLTGPEGNHGEDVKELYYYLDSTPTHSYMKLLYKYPQQAFPYAKLSEENRKRNRLQPEYEILDTGVFNDNRYFDIYIEYAKADENDLLVKITAHNRYTKEAPLTILPTLWFRNTWSWGYEQFNYKPILNGIANRQIDVNHRLLGRYKFYLDGADELIFCENETNTEKIFGKPNAIPYTKDGINNYIVTGKKQFINRNQIGSKAAGHYKKIVPAGGSVEIRLRFSNQTHLMNAFEDFDEIFEQRKAEADEFYDDLQKNVTDPELRTVQRQAFAGMLWNKQFFYYNVNEWLKGDPKMPFEFKGRAYPRNLTWKHMYTANILSMPDKWEYPWFAAWDLAFHTVTLARLDPYFAKRQLAVVLREYYMHPNGQLPAYEWNFSDVNPPVHAWATWKVYEIDREMNGQGDVAFLERVFHKLLLNFTWWVNRKDAEGNNVFSGGFLGLDNIGVFDRSAELPTGGYLEQADGTGWMAMYTLNMLRIACEISLVRPAYQDMASKFFEHFLHIAAAMKSLGGDKISLWDEEDQFYYDVLHTPDNRSMLLKVRSMVGLIPLFAVEILDDDLLEKLPDFKRRVEWVLTNRPDLASLVSRWHEPGKGESHLLALLRGHRMKMLLKRMFDETEFLSDYGIRALSKFHEKHPYEFYVNGEVLRVKYTPAESESSIFGGNSNWRGPIWFPLNFLIVDSLLKFYNYYGDDYEIEYPTNSGNVMTVREAAMCVAERLINIFRRDANGNIPVYTSSKLFQEDEHFKDLYLFYEYFNGDNGDGLGASHQMGWTGLVADLIEITSVHKQKMSELSAH
- a CDS encoding 5'-methylthioadenosine/adenosylhomocysteine nucleosidase, which codes for MYFLRWKLLFIFLWGNIPLLFSQVYSPTSTIALVGAMDEEIELLQRSLQHSKTKIIHGIPFYTGKIGKQKVVILKTGIGKVNASMAVAFLLNEFRPKQLIFTGIAGGLHPDLEAGDIVIGKQTLQYDYGQATNDSTFTRSTRNPMTKQLNPLYFLADSMLLTTAQEVAKHTNFQPLGTTHRSPKILTGTIVTGDLLVTSENKANELRRKFGADATEMEGAAVAQICWQQKVPCLVIRSMSDKADSKARDSIENFKQVASYNSAHLLLNLLGKLP
- a CDS encoding acyl-CoA carboxylase subunit beta; translated protein: MTNREFHQQLLDELNRRYEKVKLGGGLKNIEKHKAKGKLTARERIDYMVDDANDFVEVGAFVGEGMYPEEGGCPSGGVVIGIGKVSGRQCVIVANDATVKAGAWFPITAKKNLRAQEIAIENQLPIIYLVDSAGIYLPLQADVFADKEHFGRIFRNNAVMSSMGLLQVAAIMGSCVAGGAYLPIMSDEALIVEGTGSIFLAGPYLVKASIGEDVDAETLGGASTHCEISGVTDNKYPDDPSCLDAIKRIFDRIGHSPKAGFDRIVPAPPKKNPDEIFDLLPADRNKPYDMREIIERIVDNSEFEEYKQLYGQTLLCGYARIDGWSVGIVANQRKMVKAKKGSGSGNEMQMGGVIYSDSADKAARFIMNCNQKKIPLVFLHDVTGFMVGSRSEQGGIIKDGAKMVNAVANSVVPKFTFIIGNSYGAGNYAMCGKAYDPRLIYAWPTAQLAVMSGASAAKTLLQIQVATLKAKGQTIDPEVEKELLSDITNRYNEQLSPYYAAAHLWTDGIIHPLDTRRTISAGIEAANHAPIQKPFNVGVIQT
- a CDS encoding glycosyltransferase family 2 protein is translated as MCPAQVTVILPVFNGETTLARAVKSIQQQTYPHWKLLLLDDGSTDSTLKIAHSFQDCRITIISDGLHKGIVERLNQGVKLADTPYIARMDADDFSLPERLEQQIIFLENTPQVDLVGTAIHLVSPTGEVIGKRIFSTSHSGIVSKPWLKTISIAHPTWCGRTAWFKKWPYQDFSRNEDQELLLRAASSSTYSNLSTPLLEYTFKNNFYQNFQTRFSWLIVLVKYYLKRWHFIKLFLGISVFFVKIFLDFLRKLLH